A window from Flavobacterium sp. 83 encodes these proteins:
- a CDS encoding class I fructose-bisphosphate aldolase: MKDIAQLLNLLGNEKDSLLNHICKTISKDQIHIPTPFHIDTNFLQSNRNAQTLRSLNQLYLHGRLGNTGYLSILPVDQGIEHTAGSSFSPNPIYFDPENIIKLAIEANCNAVASTMGGLAMLSRKYAHKIPFVVKLNHNELMTYPNKYNQIMFGSVRDAWNMGAVAVGATVYFGSAESDRQIIEIASAFEEAHNLGMATILWCYSRNDSFIKNGIDYNTAADITGQANYLGVSIQADIIKQKVPTNNGGFTAIKFAKTNPEMYTKLASDHPIDLCRYQVMNCYSGRISMINSGGESKGDTDLAEAIKTAVINKRAGGAGMIMGRKAFQRPFNEGVKLINAVQEIYLTKEVSIA, from the coding sequence ATGAAAGATATAGCTCAATTATTGAATTTATTAGGCAATGAAAAAGACTCTTTGTTGAACCATATTTGTAAAACAATTTCGAAAGACCAGATTCACATCCCAACTCCTTTCCATATTGATACTAATTTTCTGCAAAGCAATCGTAATGCACAAACTCTTCGGAGTTTGAACCAATTATACCTACATGGACGACTTGGCAATACGGGCTATCTTTCTATTTTACCAGTAGATCAAGGAATTGAGCATACAGCTGGAAGTTCCTTTTCTCCAAATCCCATTTATTTTGACCCTGAAAACATTATAAAATTAGCTATCGAAGCTAATTGTAATGCTGTCGCTTCTACAATGGGAGGACTGGCAATGTTATCCAGAAAATATGCACATAAAATTCCGTTTGTGGTAAAATTGAATCATAACGAGCTAATGACTTATCCCAATAAATACAATCAAATTATGTTTGGAAGTGTTCGAGATGCTTGGAATATGGGAGCTGTTGCTGTTGGAGCAACTGTTTATTTTGGTTCAGCCGAATCAGACAGACAAATCATAGAAATAGCTAGCGCTTTTGAAGAAGCACATAATTTAGGAATGGCGACAATTCTTTGGTGTTATTCCAGAAACGACAGTTTTATAAAAAACGGTATTGATTATAATACGGCTGCTGATATTACCGGTCAGGCCAATTATTTAGGAGTTTCGATTCAGGCAGATATTATCAAACAAAAAGTGCCAACTAATAATGGTGGTTTTACAGCCATAAAATTTGCCAAAACAAATCCTGAAATGTATACCAAATTAGCCAGTGATCATCCAATCGATTTATGCCGTTATCAGGTTATGAATTGTTATTCAGGGCGCATTAGCATGATTAACTCCGGTGGGGAATCAAAAGGCGATACGGATTTGGCAGAAGCCATAAAAACAGCTGTAATAAATAAACGTGCCGGTGGAGCAGGAATGATAATGGGTCGAAAAGCTTTTCAGCGCCCCTTTAACGAAGGTGTTAAACTTATAAACGCCGTACAGGAAATTTACTTGACCAAAGAAGTATCTATTGCTTAA
- a CDS encoding DUF892 family protein: MKSTSATTDKKAALKEGKGNSKKIILEIKEDCRNVFVEELKEIYFSEKALTISIPIMIKKAATEELVDALKVHLQFTQEHIQRLELFFTSIGEENIMKKYEAMYGLIEP; encoded by the coding sequence ATGAAAAGTACAAGCGCCACTACCGATAAAAAAGCAGCATTAAAAGAAGGTAAAGGAAATTCAAAAAAAATTATCCTGGAAATAAAAGAAGATTGTCGTAATGTTTTTGTAGAAGAGCTAAAAGAAATTTACTTTTCTGAAAAAGCATTAACAATCTCCATTCCTATAATGATTAAAAAAGCAGCTACAGAGGAATTAGTTGACGCTCTTAAAGTACATCTTCAATTTACACAAGAACATATACAACGTTTAGAATTATTTTTTACCTCAATTGGCGAAGAGAATATTATGAAGAAATATGAAGCAATGTATGGACTAATTGAGCCTTAA
- a CDS encoding CheR family methyltransferase, with protein MKLTKKLTPNILSPDKEIKKKSFTVVAIGASAGGLEAFSVLLKNLPIDTGMAYIYVQHLSPDHKSLLTSILSKITKMKVQEIDNMEKMEPNNVYVIPPNKVIEVIDGHIRLLPRIKNNIPNLTIDLLFSSLAETHKENVIGVVLSGYASDGMIGLKAIKDAGGITFAQDETAQASSMPNSAISSGVVDFILSPEEIATELVRISKNGFHINNGKGNDKEITVKNNNYDINTIFELLLKETGVDFSHYKIATIKRRINHKMQQYGIKTIQEYVKLLLEKNNEIEILYTDLLINVTSFFRETETFNFLKNDLLPKLLNSKSTEETLRIWVPACSTGQEAYSIAMIISELQNDKTNKIPVQIFATDLSEEAIREARSGEYSKSDVESIPQKYLSRFFTKEGDNYRIIKELREMCIFAPHNILRDPPFSRMDFVSCCNLLIYFDSAAQKKVFASLHFALNDGGYLMLGKAESIGTSSLLFTLINNKFKIYSRKNNLGVRKILELTPRFARTNMSSKKPNSVTKNVVSVNQESIENAIDSTLLASYMPACAVVNKDMEILQFRGPVSSYLEHASGKASLNILKMARPEFAFELRNAINKVIETKQPVYKSGIEIKIESVLRLMSFEVSPLKIEWEEPLLLIVFKPQEQVEKYIESDVDGKNNATIKDLKIKKLTEELNTTRSEMITIIETQETIYEELQAANEEIVSSNEEFQTLNEELETSKEEIEATNEELISTNQELQMRHDLLIESHEYSEAIIATIHEPMLILNKNFHVISANKSFYKKFVVDKDETEGKLLFDLGNKQWDIKELHKALNEILSKKSSFENFEVTHTFSSIGERIMLLNAHLIIQKTNKEQLILLAIEDITDRSRYYLKEKYSLSLIEASLDPLTTINNEGKITDMNRATVNITGISREKLKGSDFFGYFTEPEKARAVYQEVFARGFITNSPLKLRHKSGKLTDVLLNGSVYKDDKGNILGVVIVARDITDQKRIESELIEAKVLAELATLIAEEAKGNAENATKIAEKAMMAKQQFLSNMSHEIRTPMNAIIGFTRVILKTDLSDRQKEYLQAIKLSGDTLIALINDILDLAKVDAGKMTFEKKPFKLGVSITSMLQLFDTKIQEKNLKLFTNYDKKIPDVLLGDPIRLHQIILNLVSNAIKFTSEGKIIVSVNLIFEDEDKVIVEFTIEDTGIGIPDDNIDLIFENFQQAANETSSIYGGTGLGLAIVKQLVKSQGGNIRVKSKMHEGSSFSFTLPFQKTKIDAELEHDLKVLDSDIKNLKVLVVEDMALNQLLMKTILDDFGFERDIADNGKIAIEMLQKKSYDIILMDLQMPEMNGFEATDYIRNTMNVNIPIIALTADVTTVDLTKCKAVGMNDYLAKPIDEKLLFNKIIELTKK; from the coding sequence ATGAAATTAACTAAGAAACTGACTCCGAATATATTGTCCCCTGATAAAGAAATCAAAAAAAAATCCTTTACTGTAGTGGCCATTGGTGCATCTGCAGGAGGACTCGAAGCATTCAGCGTTTTATTAAAAAATTTACCCATTGATACTGGTATGGCGTATATTTATGTCCAACACCTAAGCCCAGACCATAAAAGTTTACTGACTTCCATACTTTCTAAGATTACAAAAATGAAAGTCCAGGAAATTGATAATATGGAAAAAATGGAACCCAATAATGTGTATGTAATTCCACCAAATAAAGTAATTGAGGTAATTGATGGACACATTCGATTGCTTCCCCGCATTAAAAATAACATCCCTAATCTAACCATTGACCTCCTCTTTTCCTCACTTGCTGAAACCCATAAAGAAAATGTTATTGGTGTCGTACTTTCTGGTTATGCCAGTGATGGAATGATTGGTCTCAAAGCTATTAAAGATGCTGGAGGAATAACCTTTGCTCAAGATGAAACTGCCCAAGCCAGTAGTATGCCAAATTCAGCTATTTCTTCAGGTGTAGTAGATTTTATTTTATCTCCAGAGGAAATTGCCACCGAATTAGTTCGTATCAGCAAAAATGGTTTTCATATAAATAATGGTAAAGGAAATGATAAAGAAATCACTGTCAAAAATAACAATTACGATATAAATACTATTTTTGAACTATTACTCAAAGAAACTGGTGTTGACTTTAGCCATTATAAAATAGCCACTATTAAAAGGCGGATAAACCATAAAATGCAACAGTATGGAATAAAAACAATACAGGAATATGTAAAGCTTTTACTCGAAAAAAACAATGAAATTGAAATTCTTTATACTGACTTGTTAATTAATGTTACCAGTTTTTTTAGAGAAACTGAAACTTTCAACTTTCTAAAAAACGATCTTTTACCTAAACTATTAAATAGTAAATCCACCGAAGAAACATTACGGATATGGGTTCCGGCTTGTTCTACAGGACAAGAAGCCTATTCTATTGCTATGATTATTTCTGAATTGCAGAATGATAAAACAAATAAAATTCCAGTCCAGATTTTTGCAACTGATCTAAGTGAAGAGGCAATCAGAGAAGCTCGTAGTGGAGAATATTCTAAAAGCGATGTAGAATCTATCCCTCAAAAGTATTTGTCGCGCTTTTTTACTAAAGAAGGTGACAACTATCGCATTATTAAAGAGCTACGTGAAATGTGCATATTTGCACCTCACAATATTTTACGTGACCCTCCTTTTTCGCGAATGGATTTTGTTAGTTGTTGTAATCTTCTTATTTATTTTGATTCCGCCGCACAGAAAAAAGTCTTTGCATCCCTACATTTTGCATTGAATGATGGAGGCTATTTAATGCTAGGCAAAGCAGAAAGTATTGGGACTTCCTCACTCCTTTTCACGCTTATAAACAATAAATTTAAAATTTATTCTCGAAAAAATAATTTGGGAGTAAGAAAAATACTTGAATTAACTCCTCGTTTTGCACGTACAAATATGTCCAGTAAAAAACCAAATTCCGTTACAAAAAATGTTGTAAGTGTAAATCAAGAAAGCATCGAAAATGCTATTGATTCAACCCTTCTAGCCAGTTATATGCCTGCCTGCGCTGTAGTCAACAAAGACATGGAAATTCTCCAGTTTAGAGGTCCAGTCTCCTCCTACCTAGAACATGCATCCGGTAAAGCCAGTCTTAATATTTTAAAAATGGCACGACCGGAATTTGCTTTTGAACTCCGTAATGCAATTAATAAAGTAATAGAAACAAAGCAACCAGTATACAAATCAGGTATTGAAATAAAAATTGAATCTGTTTTACGATTGATGTCTTTTGAAGTTAGTCCTCTTAAAATTGAGTGGGAAGAACCCTTATTACTTATTGTTTTTAAACCTCAAGAACAAGTAGAAAAATATATTGAATCAGATGTAGATGGAAAAAACAATGCAACAATCAAAGACTTAAAAATAAAAAAACTAACTGAGGAACTGAATACGACACGTTCTGAGATGATAACTATCATTGAAACGCAAGAAACTATTTATGAAGAATTACAGGCAGCAAATGAAGAAATCGTTTCGTCTAATGAAGAATTCCAAACCTTGAATGAAGAACTTGAGACCTCAAAAGAAGAAATTGAAGCCACTAATGAAGAGCTTATTTCTACTAACCAGGAATTACAAATGCGTCATGATTTATTAATAGAATCCCATGAGTATTCAGAAGCTATTATTGCAACAATACATGAACCAATGCTTATCCTGAATAAAAATTTTCATGTAATATCCGCCAATAAATCTTTTTATAAAAAATTTGTGGTAGATAAAGACGAAACAGAAGGGAAATTATTATTTGATTTAGGAAATAAGCAATGGGATATTAAAGAACTCCATAAGGCGCTAAATGAAATACTTTCGAAAAAAAGTAGTTTCGAAAATTTTGAAGTAACGCATACTTTTTCATCAATAGGAGAAAGGATAATGTTGTTGAACGCTCATTTAATTATTCAAAAAACAAATAAAGAACAATTAATTCTTCTTGCAATTGAAGACATAACGGATCGTTCCCGTTATTATCTGAAAGAAAAATATTCTCTTAGTCTGATTGAAGCCAGTCTTGATCCACTGACTACAATAAATAATGAAGGTAAAATTACAGATATGAATCGGGCTACGGTAAATATTACCGGCATTTCTCGAGAGAAATTAAAAGGTTCTGATTTCTTTGGATATTTTACAGAACCCGAAAAAGCACGCGCAGTTTATCAGGAAGTATTTGCTCGAGGTTTTATTACAAATTCTCCACTTAAGCTACGTCACAAAAGCGGTAAACTGACCGACGTATTATTAAACGGATCCGTTTACAAAGATGATAAGGGAAATATTCTGGGTGTCGTAATAGTTGCCAGAGATATTACGGATCAAAAAAGAATTGAATCCGAATTAATCGAAGCAAAAGTATTAGCTGAATTGGCAACATTAATAGCGGAAGAAGCAAAAGGTAATGCAGAGAATGCGACAAAAATCGCAGAAAAAGCAATGATGGCAAAACAACAATTTTTGTCAAATATGAGCCATGAAATCCGAACTCCTATGAATGCAATTATTGGATTTACAAGAGTAATATTAAAAACAGACTTATCTGACAGACAGAAAGAATATTTACAAGCAATTAAATTGAGTGGTGATACCTTGATTGCATTAATTAATGACATACTTGATTTAGCAAAAGTAGATGCCGGAAAAATGACGTTTGAAAAAAAGCCTTTCAAATTAGGCGTTTCCATAACTTCAATGCTGCAATTATTTGATACAAAAATTCAAGAAAAAAATTTAAAATTATTCACAAACTATGACAAAAAAATACCTGATGTTCTTTTAGGAGATCCTATTCGATTACATCAGATTATTTTAAATTTAGTAAGTAATGCAATTAAATTCACATCCGAAGGAAAAATTATAGTTAGTGTCAATTTAATATTTGAAGATGAAGATAAAGTTATTGTCGAATTTACTATTGAAGATACGGGAATTGGAATTCCAGATGACAACATCGATTTAATATTTGAAAACTTTCAACAAGCTGCTAATGAAACTTCCAGTATCTATGGAGGAACAGGTTTAGGACTCGCTATTGTAAAACAACTGGTTAAATCACAAGGAGGAAATATTCGGGTTAAAAGTAAAATGCATGAAGGCTCCAGTTTTAGTTTCACACTACCTTTTCAAAAAACAAAAATTGATGCTGAATTAGAACATGATTTAAAGGTATTAGATAGTGACATCAAAAATTTAAAAGTATTAGTTGTAGAAGATATGGCGCTCAATCAACTATTGATGAAAACAATATTAGATGATTTTGGATTTGAACGTGATATTGCTGACAATGGAAAAATTGCTATTGAAATGCTACAAAAAAAATCGTATGATATTATTTTAATGGATTTGCAAATGCCCGAGATGAATGGATTTGAAGCAACTGATTATATTCGTAACACTATGAATGTAAATATTCCTATTATTGCTTTAACAGCTGATGTAACAACTGTTGATTTAACAAAATGCAAAGCTGTGGGAATGAATGATTACTTAGCAAAACCTATTGATGAAAAATTATTGTTTAATAAAATTATTGAGTTAACTAAAAAATAA
- a CDS encoding ABC transporter permease encodes METLKTKKYLFSKGIDSYLEGVHKGYQFTIRFFKQVFTLPFHWREIINQCFEIGLKSLSLIILTGFIVGVVFTKQSRPSLETFGAVSWLPSLIGIAIVRALGPLVTALICAGKVGSSISAELGSMKVTEQIEAMEVSAINPFKYLVVTRVIATTISIPILALYCSFVGLLGSYYNVHNEEMTSLEIFYKNAFSNISFLDIFSSLTKSIVYGFTIGIIGCYKGFFATQGTRGVGKATNQAVILSIFLIFFEEVVIVQVVNWIRYF; translated from the coding sequence ATGGAAACGCTTAAAACAAAGAAATATTTATTTTCTAAAGGAATCGATTCCTATTTAGAAGGCGTTCATAAAGGCTATCAATTTACCATTCGTTTTTTTAAACAAGTATTTACACTGCCTTTTCATTGGCGTGAAATTATTAATCAATGTTTCGAAATTGGATTAAAATCACTTTCATTAATAATATTGACAGGGTTTATTGTAGGAGTAGTTTTTACAAAACAATCACGACCTTCGTTGGAAACTTTTGGAGCAGTTTCGTGGCTGCCTTCCTTAATTGGGATTGCCATTGTAAGAGCGTTAGGGCCATTAGTAACAGCACTTATTTGTGCTGGTAAAGTAGGTTCCAGCATTAGTGCCGAATTAGGTTCCATGAAAGTTACGGAGCAAATTGAAGCGATGGAAGTTTCAGCAATTAATCCTTTTAAATACTTAGTGGTTACGCGGGTAATTGCAACAACTATTTCTATTCCCATACTTGCATTGTATTGCAGTTTTGTTGGACTATTGGGTTCGTACTACAATGTTCACAATGAAGAAATGACAAGTTTAGAAATTTTTTATAAAAATGCTTTTTCAAATATTTCTTTTCTGGATATTTTTTCATCATTAACTAAATCTATCGTTTATGGATTTACAATAGGAATTATAGGTTGTTACAAAGGTTTTTTTGCCACTCAAGGTACTCGTGGCGTAGGAAAAGCAACTAATCAAGCGGTCATACTTTCCATATTTCTTATTTTTTTTGAAGAAGTTGTCATTGTGCAGGTTGTAAATTGGATTCGATATTTTTAA
- a CDS encoding 2,3-diphosphoglycerate-dependent phosphoglycerate mutase — protein MALLALIRHGESIYNLENRFTGNLDIGLTSQGEKEARLAGTKLKEFSFSYAYTSVLNRAVASLKIILEEMQQNTIPVIKDKALNERMYGSLQGLNKEEVAKKYGENQVEIWRRSYEVRPPDGESLEDTYNRIVPYYKQEIEPKLKSGKNILIVAHGNSLRALLMYLENISRIDITKIDIPTGTPRLYDLDSTLKIKNVKYL, from the coding sequence ATGGCCTTATTAGCACTTATCCGACACGGAGAATCGATTTATAATTTAGAGAATCGTTTCACAGGAAATCTAGATATAGGACTGACTTCTCAAGGAGAAAAAGAAGCTAGACTTGCAGGAACCAAGTTAAAGGAATTCAGCTTTTCTTATGCATATACTTCAGTACTGAATAGGGCAGTGGCCTCTTTGAAAATTATCTTAGAAGAAATGCAACAAAATACTATTCCTGTGATTAAGGATAAAGCTCTAAATGAAAGAATGTATGGCAGTTTACAAGGACTTAATAAAGAAGAAGTAGCAAAAAAATACGGAGAGAATCAGGTGGAAATATGGAGAAGAAGTTATGAAGTTCGCCCTCCAGATGGAGAAAGTTTAGAAGATACCTACAATAGAATTGTACCCTATTATAAACAAGAAATAGAGCCAAAGCTAAAATCCGGTAAAAATATTTTGATAGTGGCACATGGCAATAGTCTTAGAGCTTTATTGATGTATTTAGAAAATATTAGCCGGATAGATATAACCAAAATAGATATTCCCACCGGAACACCCCGACTTTATGATTTAGATTCTACTCTAAAGATTAAAAACGTAAAATATCTATAG
- a CDS encoding alkene reductase has product MKTYELFAPKKVGSIELKNSIVMAPMTRCRAIENIPNELMKEYYLQRSNAGLIITEGTSPSPNGLGYARIPGIFSELQVEGWKTTTTAVHKNGGKIIVQLMHSGRISHPLNMHKDAHILAPSQVKASGQMWTDLKGLQDFVVPKEMTAQEILHARTEYVAAAENALFAKFDGVELHSANGYLLEEFLSPISNIRTDNYGGSIENRCRFVIEVVTAVANAIGKDKTGIRLSPYGVASDMPHYPEIDATYDYLSKELNKLDIAYIHLVDHSAMGAPPVPLEIKKLIRKNFKNTLILCGGFDKESAEATIESGLADLIAFGRPFINNPDLVERFKNNWPLSEDLNMDLFYTADEKGYTDYPVYKG; this is encoded by the coding sequence ATGAAAACTTACGAATTATTTGCACCAAAAAAAGTGGGTTCCATCGAATTAAAAAATAGCATTGTAATGGCACCTATGACACGATGCAGAGCAATTGAGAATATCCCTAATGAACTGATGAAGGAATATTATTTGCAACGTTCCAATGCTGGATTAATTATAACTGAGGGAACATCGCCATCACCCAACGGACTTGGATATGCCCGAATCCCGGGAATATTTAGTGAACTTCAAGTAGAAGGCTGGAAAACAACAACAACAGCAGTTCATAAAAACGGAGGAAAAATAATTGTTCAATTGATGCATTCAGGAAGAATTAGTCACCCATTGAATATGCATAAAGATGCTCACATCCTTGCTCCTTCTCAAGTTAAAGCATCTGGACAAATGTGGACCGATTTGAAAGGCTTGCAAGACTTTGTAGTTCCAAAAGAAATGACTGCGCAAGAAATACTTCATGCCCGAACAGAATATGTTGCCGCTGCAGAAAATGCTTTATTTGCCAAATTTGATGGCGTAGAATTACATTCGGCCAATGGCTATTTACTAGAAGAATTTCTTTCACCAATAAGCAACATCCGAACTGATAATTATGGTGGAAGTATTGAAAACCGATGCCGCTTTGTAATTGAAGTTGTTACTGCTGTTGCAAATGCCATTGGTAAAGATAAAACCGGGATTCGTTTATCACCTTATGGAGTAGCCAGTGATATGCCTCATTATCCTGAAATTGATGCTACTTACGATTACCTATCAAAGGAACTTAACAAACTGGACATTGCCTATATTCATCTTGTGGACCATTCTGCCATGGGGGCACCGCCAGTACCTTTAGAAATTAAAAAATTAATACGTAAGAATTTTAAAAACACCTTGATTCTTTGTGGTGGTTTTGACAAAGAATCAGCTGAAGCTACAATTGAAAGCGGTTTAGCTGACCTCATCGCTTTTGGACGCCCGTTTATCAATAATCCTGATTTAGTGGAACGATTCAAAAACAATTGGCCTTTGTCTGAAGACTTAAATATGGATTTGTTTTATACTGCTGATGAGAAAGGATATACTGATTATCCCGTTTATAAAGGTTAA
- a CDS encoding DUF6600 domain-containing protein, translating into MKTTYKIFVLFLAVNSITLIAPQKASAQISINFQVFYDDLSPYGNWINNRDYGYVWVPDVSNNFSPYNTNGYWVYTNVGWTWVSNYSWGWAPFHYGRWLYDSYYGWLWVPGYEWGPGWVTWRSANGYYGWAPIGPGISIEIAYGRNYNLPYNQWTFVRDRDFGRRNIYNYYVNSTNNTTIIYNSTVINNIQQDRSRNVRYNAGPDRTEVQRRTGTAISPITLRERNKPGQNLSKGELQIYRPIVQKNNATGHRPVPSKVANIKELKPISKREAKTQPQNTTKPTTKQPNNKQAQQQQQQQAQQQRNNQQIKQQQAQQQRNNQQAKQQQAQQQRNDQQINQQQAQQQRNDQQVKQQQAQQQRNDQQVKQQQAQQQRNDQQVKQQQAQQQRNDQQVKQQQAQQQLNNQQVKQQRNDQQVKQQQAQQQRNDQQVKQQQAQQQRNDQQVKQQQPINQKPENKQDKHQP; encoded by the coding sequence ATGAAAACAACATATAAAATTTTCGTTTTATTTCTTGCTGTTAATTCAATTACATTAATAGCACCACAAAAAGCATCTGCACAGATATCAATCAACTTCCAAGTTTTTTATGATGATTTAAGTCCTTACGGTAATTGGATAAATAACCGAGATTATGGATACGTTTGGGTACCTGACGTTTCTAACAACTTTAGTCCCTATAATACTAATGGCTATTGGGTATATACTAATGTAGGTTGGACTTGGGTTTCAAATTATTCCTGGGGATGGGCACCTTTTCATTATGGCAGATGGTTATACGACTCTTATTATGGATGGTTATGGGTTCCTGGTTACGAATGGGGTCCGGGATGGGTTACATGGAGAAGTGCTAACGGTTATTATGGTTGGGCACCAATAGGTCCAGGTATAAGCATTGAAATTGCCTATGGTAGAAACTATAATTTACCCTACAATCAATGGACATTTGTTAGAGACCGGGATTTTGGAAGAAGGAATATCTATAATTACTATGTTAATTCAACAAATAATACAACTATTATTTATAATTCGACAGTAATAAATAATATTCAACAGGATCGATCCAGAAATGTAAGGTATAATGCTGGACCTGATAGAACTGAAGTACAAAGAAGAACTGGTACTGCGATTTCACCAATTACGCTCAGAGAACGAAATAAACCTGGTCAAAACTTAAGCAAAGGGGAACTTCAGATATACAGACCGATTGTCCAAAAAAACAATGCAACCGGGCATAGACCAGTTCCGTCTAAAGTGGCAAATATAAAAGAACTGAAACCTATATCAAAAAGAGAGGCTAAAACTCAGCCACAAAACACAACCAAACCCACTACAAAACAACCTAATAACAAACAAGCGCAGCAGCAGCAGCAGCAGCAAGCGCAACAACAACGTAATAATCAACAGATCAAACAACAGCAAGCGCAACAACAACGTAATAATCAACAGGCTAAACAACAGCAAGCGCAACAACAACGTAACGATCAACAGATCAATCAGCAGCAAGCACAACAACAACGCAACGACCAACAAGTCAAACAACAGCAAGCGCAACAACAACGCAACGATCAACAAGTTAAACAACAGCAAGCGCAACAACAACGCAACGATCAACAAGTCAAACAACAGCAAGCGCAACAACAACGCAACGATCAACAAGTCAAACAACAGCAAGCACAACAACAACTTAACAATCAACAAGTTAAACAACAACGCAACGATCAACAGGTCAAACAACAGCAAGCGCAACAACAACGCAACGATCAACAGGTCAAACAACAGCAAGCGCAACAACAACGCAACGATCAACAGGTCAAACAACAGCAACCAATAAATCAAAAACCCGAAAATAAGCAAGATAAACATCAACCTTAA
- a CDS encoding YXWGXW repeat-containing protein, with amino-acid sequence MKKLVFITVLAGFALFFSACSAGYVSEEPSYIEVNRPPRPSTDYIWIDGGWVWRSNSRTYQQRDGYWTNQNNGRNHKKGHWQKSQRGYRWEEGRR; translated from the coding sequence ATGAAAAAGCTCGTTTTTATTACCGTATTAGCTGGATTTGCATTATTTTTTAGTGCATGCTCCGCAGGTTATGTTTCTGAAGAACCTTCTTATATAGAAGTAAATAGACCCCCACGCCCAAGCACTGATTATATTTGGATTGATGGTGGTTGGGTATGGAGAAGCAATAGCCGAACGTACCAACAAAGAGATGGTTATTGGACCAACCAAAATAATGGTCGCAACCATAAAAAAGGGCATTGGCAAAAATCGCAACGAGGTTATCGTTGGGAAGAAGGCAGAAGATAG